The Apostichopus japonicus isolate 1M-3 chromosome 20, ASM3797524v1, whole genome shotgun sequence genome contains a region encoding:
- the LOC139962144 gene encoding uncharacterized protein, whose translation MDIITDNSLGFISSTEEIISVQERPRFTYVAGEVEYDKDTPKPDCCKHPNKFRVYNRDHSNLLPRGLCCVNCDTEYLDLTDYRSVIVDHGSEVEVSCLETETADTDLEASDRFSRVNPRIVVLQKKTSRFKFSPGVACLSMGMPHRRYIPHHDPNVINELRPGDHIAWVRTYTLWHHQLIRNNKGNGKCDVIQFDVLEWCAERAKVHFTDDYDFTKQENGTAYKILYDETIENENPLKLILDRANSRLLEENYNILVNNCEHLITFFKTGKRQSLQINWLLMKVLFLLLRVILLAVIVAFVVFCDYQNDDNINKNEEVIELVFVIASETLFGIVPITLWHLYLYRKHKIEELDRNRRILEALLEGIITISFYFCHVLFMNIVLIKKWISEGHWKGVLHISFAVAFGVLGKIIGCFAGHAIAQCLLRPSRNRLTLRRRRASMNRQSSLYGAIVVHR comes from the coding sequence ATTATTTCAGTGCAGGAAAGGCCAAGATTCACCTACGTTGCAGGCGAAGTCGAGTATGACAAAGACACCCCAAAACCTGACTGCTGCAAACATCCGAACAAATTTCGTGTTTATAATAGGGATCACTCCAACCTGCTTCCTCGCGGATTATGTTGCGTGAACTGCGATACGGAGTACCTCGATCTAACGGATTATAGGTCAGTTATTGTTGATCATGGATCTGAAGTTGAAGTTAGCTGTCTCGAAACTGAAACAGCGGATACCGACCTCGAAGCCTCAGACAGATTTTCACGTGTCAATCCGCGAATTGTCGTTCTGCAGAAGAAAACGTCGAGATTTAAGTTCTCACCAGGCGTTGCGTGCCTGTCTATGGGGATGCCACATCGTCGGTACATACCACACCACGATCCTAACGTGATAAACGAACTACGCCCCGGTGACCACATAGCTTGGGTTCGGACCTACACCTTGTGGCACCACCAACTTATTCGCAATAATAAAGGAAATGGTAAATGTGACGTCATTCAGTTTGATGTACTAGAGTGGTGTGCAGAGAGAGCAAAAGTGCATTTTACGGATGACTACGATTTCACCAAACAAGAAAATGGAACTGCTTACAAAATATTGTACGATGAAACGATCGAAAATGAAAACCCTCTGAAACTGATTCTTGATCGTGCCAACTCAAGGCTATTGGAGgaaaattacaatattttggTGAATAATTGTGAACACCTAATAACGTTTTTTAAGACTGGTAAACGACAGAGTCTACAGATTAATTGGCTGCTTATGAAAGTGCTCTTTTTATTACTTCGAGTTATTTTGTTAGCGGTTATCGTTGCATTCGTCGTTTTTTGTGATTACCAGAACgatgataatattaataagaatGAAGAGGTGATCGAGTTGGTTTTTGTAATTGCATCAGAAACATTGTTCGGGATCGTACCTATTACCCTTTGGCATTTGTATCTGTATCGTAAACATAAAATCGAAGAGCTCGATAGGAATCGTCGGATCTTGGAGGCTCTACTGGAGGGGATAATAACGataagtttttatttttgtcacGTTTTGTTCATGAATATCGTGTTGATCAAGAAGTGGATATCGGAAGGTCACTGGAAGGGTGTACTACATATTAGCTTTGCCGTTGCATTCGGTGTCCTAGGAAAGATCATAGGTTGCTTTGCCGGTCACGCTATCGCTCAGTGTCTGTTACGACCGTCAAGAAACCGTCTTACTCTTAGGCGGCGACGGGCTTCTATGAATAGACAATCATCCTTATACGGAGCAATTGTTGTACACCGATGA